The following are from one region of the Arachis duranensis cultivar V14167 chromosome 10, aradu.V14167.gnm2.J7QH, whole genome shotgun sequence genome:
- the LOC107469018 gene encoding 4-O-methyl-glucuronoyl methylesterase 1-like, whose amino-acid sequence MGKKVIAKRAPREKIHKLPGYPRPSTRSQDTTFTPSPSPPTSPPRTVPMVRTKTTPRYPAPTKPTPPPKATPSKPSSSKPSSSKGKRPAIEEPVLETTKSKPRSVPVRSQRGNPHCPLKSVREPDIDPFAHKSHFMTSHSDYNPIVSNLP is encoded by the coding sequence ATGGGGAAGAAAGTCATTGCTAAAAGAGCACCGCGTGAGAAAATCCATAAACTTCCAGGATATCCAAGACCATCAACTCGTTCTCAAGACACCACTTTTACTCCTTCACCTTCTCCTCCTACCTCTCCTCCTCGCACAGTTCCCATGGTGCGAACCAAGACCACTCCAAGGTACCCTGCTCCTACCAAACCGACACCACCACCTAAGGCAACGCCATCCAAACCAAGTTCCTCAAAACCTAGTTCGTCCAAGGGTAAGCGTCCTGCCATTGAAGAACCTGTTCTTGAGACAACAAAATCTAAGCCAAGGTCTGTTCCTGTGCGTTCACAAAGAGGTAACCCTCATTGCCCTCTCAAATCTGTTAGAGAACCagacattgatccttttgctcaCAAATCACACTTCATGACATCTCACTCAGATTATAACCCCATCGTTTCAAATCTGCCATGA
- the LOC107469167 gene encoding ethylene-responsive transcription factor RAP2-4-like isoform X2 codes for MKALEPFIMTSDYFSSNSNNSNSNDNNSLPSFSLSPSSPASSSSSLYPSYYNSFTSNYNPSPLNSTTQSSSIRLNQLTPSQILQIQSQIHVAQQQEKNQHALFLGPKPAPMKHAGVTNSSAAAKPTKLYRGVRQRHWGKWVAEIRLPKNRTRLWLGTFETAEEAALAYDNAAFKLRGELARLNFPHLRHHGARVYGEFGEIKPLPSSVDAKLQAICEGLEKTEKVVVDTKPKIEENATESDVGFGCAEFEDYKLEKKPKLSPPLLSDESSAAGGVSSPESDITFLDFSDPDEIDNLGLDLKKYPSVEIDWESI; via the coding sequence ATGAAAGCACTTGAGCCTTTTATTATGACAAGtgattatttttcatctaattCTAATAATAGCAATAGTAACGATAATAATTCCTTaccctctttttctctctcaccTTCTTCCcctgcatcatcatcatcatcactataCCCTTCTTATTACAATTCCTTCACTTCTAATTACAACCCTTCACCGTTAAATTCTACCACCCAAAGTTCCTCCATAAGACTCAACCAACTCACGCCATCTCAAATTCTCCAAATCCAATCACAAATCCATGTTGCacaacaacaagaaaagaatcaacatgctttgTTTCTAGGGCCAAAACCTGCCCCCATGAAGCATGCCGGCGTGACGAATTCCTCTGCGGCCGCGAAGCCTACAAAGCTCTACCGAGGGGTGAGGCAAAGGCATTGGGGAAAATGGGTGGCAGAGATAAGGCTACCAAAGAACCGAACCCGTCTTTGGCTTGGAACATTCGAAACGGCTGAAGAAGCAGCGTTGGCTTATGACAACGCTGCTTTTAAGTTAAGAGGAGAACTTGCACGGCTTAATTTCCCTCACCTTCGCCACCACGGGGCACGCGTGTACGGTGAATTCGGGGAAATCAAGCCATTACCCTCTTCGGTGGACGCGAAACTCCAAGCCATTTGTGAAGGCTTGGAGAAAACAGAGAAGGTTGTAGTGGATACAAAGCCTAAGATAGAGGAAAATGCAACTGAATCCGACGTTGGATTTGGTTGTGCTGAGTTTGAGGATTATAAGTTGGAGAAGAAGCCAAAGTTGTCTCCTCCTTTGTTGTCTGATGAATCATCCGCTGCGGGCGGTGTGTCTTCGCCGGAATCCGATATCACTTTCTTGGATTTCTCGGATCCAGATGAAATTGATAACCTTGGGTTGGATTTGAAGAAGTATCCTTCAGTGGAGATTGATTGGGAGTCTATATGA
- the LOC107469167 gene encoding ethylene-responsive transcription factor RAP2-4-like isoform X1: MAAAIDIYNSMMTQDYLSYSCSDEELMKALEPFIMTSDYFSSNSNNSNSNDNNSLPSFSLSPSSPASSSSSLYPSYYNSFTSNYNPSPLNSTTQSSSIRLNQLTPSQILQIQSQIHVAQQQEKNQHALFLGPKPAPMKHAGVTNSSAAAKPTKLYRGVRQRHWGKWVAEIRLPKNRTRLWLGTFETAEEAALAYDNAAFKLRGELARLNFPHLRHHGARVYGEFGEIKPLPSSVDAKLQAICEGLEKTEKVVVDTKPKIEENATESDVGFGCAEFEDYKLEKKPKLSPPLLSDESSAAGGVSSPESDITFLDFSDPDEIDNLGLDLKKYPSVEIDWESI; encoded by the coding sequence ATGGCAGCAGCTATAGATATATACAATAGCATGATGACACAAGATTACTTATCATACTCTTGTAGTGATGAAGAGTTGATGAAAGCACTTGAGCCTTTTATTATGACAAGtgattatttttcatctaattCTAATAATAGCAATAGTAACGATAATAATTCCTTaccctctttttctctctcaccTTCTTCCcctgcatcatcatcatcatcactataCCCTTCTTATTACAATTCCTTCACTTCTAATTACAACCCTTCACCGTTAAATTCTACCACCCAAAGTTCCTCCATAAGACTCAACCAACTCACGCCATCTCAAATTCTCCAAATCCAATCACAAATCCATGTTGCacaacaacaagaaaagaatcaacatgctttgTTTCTAGGGCCAAAACCTGCCCCCATGAAGCATGCCGGCGTGACGAATTCCTCTGCGGCCGCGAAGCCTACAAAGCTCTACCGAGGGGTGAGGCAAAGGCATTGGGGAAAATGGGTGGCAGAGATAAGGCTACCAAAGAACCGAACCCGTCTTTGGCTTGGAACATTCGAAACGGCTGAAGAAGCAGCGTTGGCTTATGACAACGCTGCTTTTAAGTTAAGAGGAGAACTTGCACGGCTTAATTTCCCTCACCTTCGCCACCACGGGGCACGCGTGTACGGTGAATTCGGGGAAATCAAGCCATTACCCTCTTCGGTGGACGCGAAACTCCAAGCCATTTGTGAAGGCTTGGAGAAAACAGAGAAGGTTGTAGTGGATACAAAGCCTAAGATAGAGGAAAATGCAACTGAATCCGACGTTGGATTTGGTTGTGCTGAGTTTGAGGATTATAAGTTGGAGAAGAAGCCAAAGTTGTCTCCTCCTTTGTTGTCTGATGAATCATCCGCTGCGGGCGGTGTGTCTTCGCCGGAATCCGATATCACTTTCTTGGATTTCTCGGATCCAGATGAAATTGATAACCTTGGGTTGGATTTGAAGAAGTATCCTTCAGTGGAGATTGATTGGGAGTCTATATGA